Proteins from a single region of Prosthecobacter vanneervenii:
- a CDS encoding ArsR/SmtB family transcription factor codes for MRRTPKPMLLDLVFAALSDATRRGLLTRLIDGEATVGELAEPLQMSLPAVSKHLRVLEDAGLLRRRINGRTHYITANPKPLHEAVNWIERHRQMWEGSFDKPASLVERAPPETPAGETGTPEMA; via the coding sequence GCACCCCCAAGCCGATGCTCCTAGACCTCGTGTTTGCCGCGCTCTCCGACGCCACCCGGCGCGGGCTGCTGACGCGCCTGATCGATGGCGAAGCCACGGTGGGAGAGCTGGCGGAGCCGCTGCAGATGTCCCTGCCGGCCGTCTCCAAACACCTGCGTGTGCTTGAGGATGCAGGGCTGCTCAGGCGCCGAATTAATGGCCGCACCCATTACATCACCGCCAATCCGAAACCCCTCCACGAAGCCGTGAACTGGATCGAACGCCACCGTCAGATGTGGGAAGGCAGCTTCGACAAACCCGCCTCCCTCGTGGAACGGGCACCGCCAGAAACACCCGCCGGGGAAACCGGGACACCTGAAATGGCATGA